GGATCGGGCCGGGGCGCACGATCGCCACCTCGATGACGAGGTCATAGAAGGTGCGCGGCTTGATCCTCGGCAGCATCGACATCTGCGCGCGGCTCTCGATCTGGAAGGTGCCGAGCGTGTCGGCACGCCGGATCATGGCGTAAGTGCGGGGATCTTCGGCCGGGATGCTCGCGAGATCGAGATTGATGCCCTTGTGTTCGGCGAGCAGGTCAAAGCCGCGCTTCATGCACGAGAGCATGCCGAGCGCCAGGCAATCGACCTTCATGAACTTCAGGATATCGATATCGTCCTTGTCCCATTCGATCACCTGCCGGTCAGCCATGGCCGCCGGCTCGATCGGGACGAGCTCGTCGAGGCGATCGTTCGTCAGGACGAAGCCGCCCGGATGCTGCGACAGGTGACGCGGCGCCCCCATCAGCTGCCGGGCCAGATCGAGCGTGAGGCGCAGGCGCCGATCGGACAGGTTGAGATTGAGTTCCTCGGCATGTTTTTCGCCGATGTCCTCGCCCCAGCCCCAGACCTGCGACGACAGCATCTTCGTCATGTCCTCGGGCAGCCCCAGCGCCTTGCCGACATCGCGGATGGCGCCTTTCGACCGATAGCGGATGACCGTGGAGCAAAGGGCCGCATGATCACGGCCATAGGTCTCGAAGACCCATTGCATGACGATCTCGCGGCGCTCGTGCTCGAAGTCGACGTCAATGTCAGGCGGCTCGCGCCGTTCCTCGGAGACGAAGCGCTCGAACAGGAGGTCGTTGATTTCAGGGTCGATCGAGGTGATGCCGAGCACATAACAGACAGACGAATTGGCGGCCGATCCTCTGCCCTGGCATAGAATGTCCCTTGAACGGGCAAAACGCACGATCGAATTCACTGTCAGGAAGTAGGACGCATATTGAAGCTTCTCGATCAGCCGCAGTTCGTGCTCGAGGTTCTTGCGGACTTTTTCCGGCAACCCTTCTGGGTAACGCCAGGCTGCACCTTCCCAGGTCAGTTGCGCCAGTGTCTCTTGGGCTGTCAGTGCAGGATTGGATCGCTCCTCCGGATATTGATAGGCGAGCTCGTCGAGCGAAAACCGGCATCGCTCCAGGATCTCGATGGTGCGGGTAAGCGCTTCGGGGTAGCGCGCAAAGAGCCGCGCCATTTCCTCGGGCGGCTTCAGGTAGCGGTCGGCGTGGCGCTCGCGGCGGAAACCGGCCTCGTCGATCATGATGTTGTGGCGAATGCAGGTGACGACATCCTGCAGGATGCGCCGGTCCGGCACATGAAACAGCACGTCGTTGGTGACGACCGTTGGCACGCCGACTGAAGCTGCCAGGTTGGAGAGCTGATGAAGGCGCAGCTGGTCGTTCGGCCGGCGGCGGAGTGTCAGCGACAGGTAGGCGCGGTCGCCGAATTCTTGCCTCAGACGGCGCAGCTCCCGCGCGCAGTCCTCGTCAGCGGCATCGGGAAGGAGAACCGCGATCAGTCCCTCGCCATAGGCAACGAGATCGGACCAGGCAAGCCGGAATTTCGCCTTGCCGCCGCGCTTCTTGCCGAGCGACAGCAGCCGGCAAAGCCGCGCATAGGCCGGCCGGTCGGTCGGAAAGACGAGGACCGATAGATCGCCTTCAAGATCGAGGCGGCAGCCGACGACCAGCCGCACGCCGACATCCTTGGCCGCCTGGTGCGCTCGCACGATGCCGGCGAGGCTGTTGCGATCGGCAATGGCCAGCGCCTCGAGCCTAAGTTCGGCGGCACGTTGGAATAGCTCTTCGCAGGAGGATGCGCCGCGCAGGAAGGAGAAATGC
This is a stretch of genomic DNA from Ensifer adhaerens. It encodes these proteins:
- a CDS encoding error-prone DNA polymerase; protein product: MTTPLYAELQVTSHFSFLRGASSCEELFQRAAELRLEALAIADRNSLAGIVRAHQAAKDVGVRLVVGCRLDLEGDLSVLVFPTDRPAYARLCRLLSLGKKRGGKAKFRLAWSDLVAYGEGLIAVLLPDAADEDCARELRRLRQEFGDRAYLSLTLRRRPNDQLRLHQLSNLAASVGVPTVVTNDVLFHVPDRRILQDVVTCIRHNIMIDEAGFRRERHADRYLKPPEEMARLFARYPEALTRTIEILERCRFSLDELAYQYPEERSNPALTAQETLAQLTWEGAAWRYPEGLPEKVRKNLEHELRLIEKLQYASYFLTVNSIVRFARSRDILCQGRGSAANSSVCYVLGITSIDPEINDLLFERFVSEERREPPDIDVDFEHERREIVMQWVFETYGRDHAALCSTVIRYRSKGAIRDVGKALGLPEDMTKMLSSQVWGWGEDIGEKHAEELNLNLSDRRLRLTLDLARQLMGAPRHLSQHPGGFVLTNDRLDELVPIEPAAMADRQVIEWDKDDIDILKFMKVDCLALGMLSCMKRGFDLLAEHKGINLDLASIPAEDPRTYAMIRRADTLGTFQIESRAQMSMLPRIKPRTFYDLVIEVAIVRPGPIQGDMVHPYLRRREGKEAVVYPKPELEQVLGKTLGVPLFQEQAMRVAIECAGFTPGEADQLRRAMATFKHTGGVSKFGEKLVRGMVANGYEPDFAIKTFKQLEGFGSYGFPESHAASFALIAYASSWLKCWHPDVFCAALLNAQPMGFYAPAQIVRDARDHGVEVRPVCVNASRWDCTLEATADETRFAVRLGLRMVKGLANIDAAAIIAVREERAFESVDDLWRRAGVPAGSLVQLAEADAFQPSLRLARREALWAIKALRDEPLPLFAAASARESRTVAELDEPSVALRPMTAGGEVVEDYGHVGLTLRDHPLSFLRADLTKRRIVTCREAMQTRDGRWLEAAGLVLVRQRPGSAKGVMFITIEDETGIANLVVWAKTFESYRRVVLGAGMLGVYGRIQREGEVVHLVAHRLTDLSGELASVGERDASFPLPHGRGDEFHHGAPAPDPRGLPKGPRPRDIVDPYLHLDQIKVKTRDFR